In Nostoc edaphicum CCNP1411, the sequence TCGCAGCGTTGCAATCATCGCATAAATTGAAAGTATATCTTTCTGCCAACAAAACCCTCAAATTCCTGCTTGGCGTGGTACTTTGCTTGGCTATTATCAGTCTTTTGGCTAATTACAATGTCTACTATCTACCTGACTTCCCTGGGAGAGATATCTCTAGAATTCTATTCGATCTCAACAGCGAGGATAATATTCCTACAATTTACTCTGGAGGAGCTTTACTATTTTGTTCTATTCTGCTACAGATCATCTTCCAAGCTCAGAGGTTAGCTAAGAATAAAGATGTCTGGGCATGGAGAGGATTGTCAATAGTTTTTGCTGGTTTATTCTTAGATGAATTGATCGGTCTTCATGAAAGACTAACTACACCACTGCGAGGTACATTTAATACTAGTGGTTTTCTTTACTACGCTTGGGTGATTGCGGGTGCTATCTTCGTACTCCTCTTTTTGCTAGTATTTGGGCGATTTGTCGCTACTCTTCCTGGCAAGACACGACGCTTATTTTTCATTGCTGGAACAATCTACGTAGCAGGTGCAATTGCTACTGAATTGGTAAGCGGATACTATGAATATTACTACACCCCCAGTAGCATGGTTTATGTCTTCATAACAACTATAGAAGAAGTGCTAGAGATGCTGGGCATAGTTATCTTTATTTATGCGCTGTTGTCGTACATAAGTTGCAATATTAAAGGTATAGATATAGGAATCCACATTATTGATTCTAGAAAGCAAGATCAGCGGACTTAGAGGTTGTTTGAAAAGTATGATTGCTAACATCTAAGCCTCGGAAACTTAACCCCCTTGTACCGCAAGGCGGAATTAAAAATTAAAAATTAAAAATGAAGACAGCGTAAGGGTTTTGTTGATTGGGAATGGGTGGTTTATTTCCGCCGTGTTGTACTAGTCATATTCCCTACAAGGGAATGGGGATTTTAAAGCCTCTTGAACTTTTGAGAAGAGGTTTGGCAGTGGAATTTATAGTATATTTTGCAACTTTTAAAATATCCTCTAACTGCCCGAAATCTACTACTCACTCAGAATAGTAACAATCTGGAAATCACTTTTGAAGGGGTGGTTCATGAAAAAGTTATCCTGCAAAACTTTGCTCTGGAAAAACTAGATAATCTCTCAGCAGTGGGTAAGATCCTGTTTAATGAGCCAATTACAATTAGTGACAGCTTTGATATCCTGAAAGCCAACTCCATCCAAAGCACCATCTTCAACAAAAACACAGTCACCTTTCTGGATGACCTGAAAAATAATGTCAATGGTTTTGACAACTTAGCTGATGTCATCAATGGTCAGGGGTGAGTGCAATTTCAGTATTAAAGCGGAAATAATATAAATTCACTTGCTGAAATTCCGCAATTGCCACCAAGACAATTGCAAAAACGCAGTGTAGCCTTTAACTAGAAAAAGAGTATCAAGGCAGTTCTTAGACAAAACGCCAACTATGGCTACTAAACTTTTATAATATTTGTTGTTCTTATGACTCCAAAACACACCAAAATTCAATTTCCCCTTTGGCAGTATCTGAACCAGCCTTTATTTAGCCACAATACTAAATTAGTATTGAATCCCCAACGCTTTGCATTGATCTGGCGTCTGCAACTTCTAGAACGCTGCTGGACTAAAGAATGTGATGCCAAAGGGCCTCAACAGCATTAGCTAGCTAAAAAGCCGTCAAACTAAGCCTCGTCCACAGAACGGGGCTTTTTGCCGTCAAGTAAAGCACTAACAGTCATGTCTCCCATAACATTAATCGCGGTACGGCAGCGATCTAGAAACCAGTCTACAGTAACTAGCAAAGCAATGTACTGGGTAGGTAAGCCTACAGAAGTGAAGACCAGTGTCATCGTTACCAGTCCAGCATTAGGAATATTCGCCGCACCTACAGATGCAAAAATCGAGGTAAGGATGACAATTAACTGCTGTCCTAGACTTAGATGTTGCCCAATTAGTTGGGAAATATATAACGCAGACATTGCTTCATAGAGGGCAGTGCCATCATTGTTGAAATTTGCCCCGACTAATGCCCCCAAAGCAGCAGAAGATTCCCTTAAACCAACTTTCGTTTGCAAAACCTCAAAGGTTATGGGCATTGCCGCTGCGGAGGAAGAAGTTGAGAAAGCTGTCAAAAAGGCATCAGAACCGCCAGCTAGAAATTTTAGCGGGTGTACCCAAGAACCAAATTTTACTCTGGTGAGGTAGTAACACGCTTGCAATACCAGCGCTAACAACACCGCGACGATGAATGCACCCAAAGATTTAAACGGTGCAAAGCCCTGCATCGCAACGGTTTTAGCAACAATCCCAAATACTGCGAACGGCACTAAGGCAATTACCCAGTTGAGGACACGAACTACCGCTTCAAATAAAATTCCGATGACATCCTCAATTGGCTGGTATCCGTTCTTACCTTGGGCGATTTGTTCAGTTTTTAATGCCCGCAGAACGATGCCAAAACTTAGAGCAATCACAATTAGTTGGATGACATTATTATCAACTAATGGCTTGAGAACAGCCTCCGGTACAGCATCTTTGAGTATTCCCCAAGGGTCAAGACTCTGAGGAGTTATTTCTGTACTTGTTGAGGTCGTTACATTCCCCCAAGTCCCCGGACGTAGTACATTCGCGACGAAAAGCCCCACTAAAATAGCTACGGTAGTGTTGGTTAAAAGTAGTACTGCCAGCCGCCGTCCGGCTGTCCCAGGGATATTGGTAGTCATCAAAGTATGCAGCACTGCTACCAGAATCAGAGGTGTAGCCAAGGCGCGGAGAGCCTTTAGCACCAATTCCGCCGGAATTGCTAAATTATTGATTAAGGTGGCGTTGCTGGGATTGGGATTCCCTGCACCAAGGGCAATTCCGACACTGACTGCCACTACTAGGGCGATGAGAATTTGCAATGTGAGAGGGATACGCTGCCACCAAGGGCGAGTTTTGGTTGCAGGCGAAGTAGTACTCTCTGTTTGACTCATTAGTTAAATACTGGTTAACTGCTGTAACTATTAAAACAACACTAATGTTAGTGGCAATTTCGGAAAAAGAACAGCTTAAATTTTGGGTAAAAACTGTTAATCTAAGATTCCGTTGGTTTGCAAAATCTGGCTCGAAAGGGTATACCACAAGGTAGGCCCCTAGAGGTATCTTGGCTTGTGGTTGGAGATGCTTATGTCCTTTGTCCCTTTACATATTCACAGTGACTACAGTCTGCTCGATGGGGCAAGTCAGCTACCAGAGTTAGTGAATCAGGCGATCGCACTGGGGATGAAAGCGATCGCTCTTACCGATCATGGTGTTATGTATGG encodes:
- a CDS encoding dicarboxylate/amino acid:cation symporter, with product MSQTESTTSPATKTRPWWQRIPLTLQILIALVVAVSVGIALGAGNPNPSNATLINNLAIPAELVLKALRALATPLILVAVLHTLMTTNIPGTAGRRLAVLLLTNTTVAILVGLFVANVLRPGTWGNVTTSTSTEITPQSLDPWGILKDAVPEAVLKPLVDNNVIQLIVIALSFGIVLRALKTEQIAQGKNGYQPIEDVIGILFEAVVRVLNWVIALVPFAVFGIVAKTVAMQGFAPFKSLGAFIVAVLLALVLQACYYLTRVKFGSWVHPLKFLAGGSDAFLTAFSTSSSAAAMPITFEVLQTKVGLRESSAALGALVGANFNNDGTALYEAMSALYISQLIGQHLSLGQQLIVILTSIFASVGAANIPNAGLVTMTLVFTSVGLPTQYIALLVTVDWFLDRCRTAINVMGDMTVSALLDGKKPRSVDEA